A single region of the Plantactinospora soyae genome encodes:
- a CDS encoding ATP-binding cassette domain-containing protein: MAAAKRGDLLVLDEPVAALDPLARRGFMRDLLDFVDELEVSVVLSSHLLGDLEQVCDHLIVLANGRVQIAGDVSDLLAVHYRITGRPGEGNRLPAGAEVIHAEHGRGGSSTIVRSAQPVPGAEAVDLEDMTLAYLTRATTAEPIGPSAAMTGANR; this comes from the coding sequence GTGGCCGCGGCCAAGCGAGGTGACCTGCTCGTCCTCGACGAGCCGGTGGCCGCGCTGGACCCGCTGGCCCGGCGCGGGTTCATGCGAGACCTGCTCGACTTCGTCGACGAGCTCGAGGTCAGCGTCGTCCTCTCCTCGCACCTGCTCGGCGACCTGGAGCAGGTCTGCGATCACCTGATCGTGCTCGCCAACGGCCGGGTGCAGATCGCCGGGGACGTCTCCGACCTGCTCGCCGTCCACTACCGGATCACGGGCCGCCCGGGCGAGGGGAACCGGCTGCCGGCCGGGGCCGAGGTGATCCACGCCGAACACGGCCGCGGCGGGTCGTCCACGATCGTGCGTTCCGCCCAGCCGGTTCCCGGGGCGGAGGCCGTCGACCTCGAGGACATGACCCTGGCCTACCTGACCCGGGCCACGACCGCGGAGCCGATCGGGCCGTCCGCGGCTATGACGGGAGCGAACCGATGA
- a CDS encoding NADP-dependent oxidoreductase yields MSTMRAVRAHTRGGPEQLVYEEEAPRPEPGPGEVLVAVKAASMTPHELTWPATWTHSSDGTGPERTPIIPSHEFSGVVAASGAGVERPAEGEAVYGLIPFTRDGAAAEYVVLPAAVLAAKPAVVDHDHAAALPLAALSAWQALVDHADLQAGQHVLVQGGAGGVGIFVVQLAAGLGARVSATAAAADLGFVKGLGAEQVIDYAHDRFEDHVRDVDVVVDLVGGATQSRSWSVLRPGGVLVSLVTPPDQQEAERYGVRGVYFVVEPNQNALRSIAEFVDNGRLRPVLDRVLPLSETRSGYEALEMAKRHGKIVIHVAD; encoded by the coding sequence ATGAGCACGATGCGCGCCGTGAGAGCTCACACCAGGGGCGGGCCTGAGCAACTTGTGTACGAGGAAGAGGCGCCGCGGCCGGAGCCGGGGCCTGGTGAGGTGTTGGTGGCCGTGAAGGCCGCCTCTATGACACCCCACGAGCTCACCTGGCCGGCAACCTGGACGCACAGCTCGGACGGGACTGGACCTGAGCGCACGCCGATCATTCCGTCGCACGAGTTCTCTGGAGTCGTCGCGGCGTCCGGGGCGGGGGTGGAAAGGCCCGCTGAGGGGGAGGCGGTCTATGGCTTGATCCCTTTCACCCGCGATGGCGCGGCGGCCGAGTACGTCGTCCTGCCCGCAGCCGTCCTGGCGGCCAAACCCGCCGTCGTTGATCACGACCACGCCGCAGCGCTCCCGTTGGCTGCGTTGAGTGCCTGGCAGGCCCTGGTGGATCACGCCGACCTGCAGGCCGGGCAGCACGTGCTGGTGCAGGGCGGTGCCGGCGGTGTGGGGATCTTCGTGGTGCAGCTCGCGGCCGGTCTCGGTGCTCGTGTGAGCGCCACGGCGGCGGCGGCCGACCTGGGGTTCGTCAAGGGGTTGGGTGCCGAGCAGGTCATCGACTACGCGCACGACCGCTTCGAGGACCACGTTCGCGACGTGGACGTGGTCGTTGATCTTGTCGGAGGGGCCACGCAGTCGCGGTCCTGGTCGGTCCTGAGGCCGGGTGGGGTCCTGGTCTCCCTCGTCACCCCACCCGACCAGCAGGAAGCAGAACGGTATGGCGTTCGTGGGGTGTACTTCGTCGTCGAGCCCAACCAGAACGCGTTGCGTTCCATCGCCGAGTTCGTCGATAACGGCCGGTTGAGGCCAGTGCTGGACCGCGTGCTGCCCCTCAGCGAGACGCGCTCAGGTTACGAGGCGCTGGAGATGGCCAAACGTCACGGTAAGATCGTCATCCACGTCGCTGACTAG
- a CDS encoding DUF808 domain-containing protein: MAGGLVALLDDVAVLARAAAASVDDIGAAAAKAGAKAAGVVIDDAAVTPQYVRSLASDRELPIIKRIALGSLRNKFFIILPAVLLLSQFVPWLLTPILMLGGAYLCYEGAEKVWARIAHHDAHGAGEEKLQDEKTLVSGAVRTDLILSAEIMVITLNEVINEAFWSRLAILALVAVVITVLVYGVVALIVRMDDAGLRLSQLSGAAAAFGRGLVRAMPVVLTVLTVVGTAAMLWVGGHILLIGTDELGLHFLYEAVHHVEEAAHDAAGVLGGLVGWLVNTVASAILGLIVGALVVLVMTLTIHRRKPEAEAGTTGTDGVMSATPNPAAPRGDAPAEGTPRG; the protein is encoded by the coding sequence TTGGCCGGTGGACTCGTAGCCCTGCTGGATGACGTGGCGGTGCTGGCTCGCGCCGCTGCCGCGTCGGTCGATGACATCGGGGCGGCCGCGGCGAAGGCCGGTGCCAAGGCCGCGGGCGTCGTCATCGACGATGCCGCCGTCACGCCGCAGTACGTGCGGAGCCTGGCGTCCGACCGCGAGTTGCCGATCATCAAGCGCATTGCCCTGGGGTCGTTACGCAACAAGTTCTTCATCATCCTGCCGGCGGTGCTGCTGCTCAGTCAGTTCGTGCCCTGGCTGCTCACTCCGATCCTGATGCTCGGCGGCGCCTACCTGTGTTACGAGGGCGCGGAGAAGGTGTGGGCCAGGATCGCCCATCACGATGCCCACGGCGCGGGCGAGGAGAAGCTGCAGGACGAGAAGACGCTGGTGTCCGGAGCCGTACGAACCGACCTGATCCTCTCGGCGGAGATCATGGTCATCACCCTCAACGAAGTGATCAACGAGGCGTTCTGGTCCCGGTTGGCGATCCTGGCTCTCGTCGCCGTCGTCATAACCGTCTTGGTGTACGGCGTCGTGGCCCTGATTGTGCGGATGGACGATGCCGGACTGCGCCTGTCGCAACTCTCCGGCGCGGCCGCCGCGTTCGGCCGCGGTCTGGTGCGGGCGATGCCGGTGGTTCTCACTGTGCTGACGGTGGTCGGCACCGCCGCGATGCTGTGGGTCGGCGGACACATCCTGCTGATCGGCACGGACGAGCTGGGCCTGCACTTCCTGTACGAGGCCGTGCACCACGTGGAGGAAGCCGCACACGATGCTGCCGGTGTTCTCGGCGGGCTCGTCGGCTGGCTCGTCAACACGGTGGCCAGCGCGATCCTCGGGCTGATCGTCGGCGCGCTGGTTGTGTTGGTCATGACACTCACGATCCACCGTCGAAAGCCCGAGGCTGAGGCTGGCACGACTGGCACTGACGGCGTCATGTCCGCGACGCCGAACCCTGCGGCTCCGCGTGGCGACGCTCCTGCGGAGGGGACGCCGCGCGGCTGA